A genomic stretch from Echeneis naucrates chromosome 6, fEcheNa1.1, whole genome shotgun sequence includes:
- the znf574 gene encoding zinc finger protein 574 — MENSSVYMCFPCYQEFNTLEEVLKHQLTCAAEDEQPDTSGTVPVTVPVLQTQQKVINISRTITVPQIQIQAEESTVHIDKSTLKEATVSAKLPSDQPRILYQCGDCDELFKSLDLWQQHRKEEMCQQSASGSKSNPDSQTEPDLSSAQSSSTPLNPEEALFSQSETGNDLNLEPAEKAPEEEEGHEVTETATTQSSDLPVSEEASSASIPEDSSPKKRGANKKPKPEPVLLCVDCGSCFGLVSELVAHRKTQHGFEEALHRCSVCGESFLNTTLFLYHRKQHRQQGEERVVVVSEVMPSGEVCTQSNGADEQGQDIIPDASSVTATFTQPELFLCTQCGQSFSDEEGLTSHRKQKHGLKEPLHTCSHCGVSFMNTTQYLYHRREHRFTLGTEVITEAECGDETSTTELQDPSDSSKRVLSPPASASDSGSPLHKRARPSIRILSGGTAHKGVSGNKGLGIKEEMDSSTTVDSDNTNHPPPVKLLQDWARTPLPHVCPYCGKTFTRRVFLRTHVYSHTGEKLFTCKVCTKSFTNSQSLLRHSMNHTGSKPFSCDVCGKNFSQASTLKRHKRIHSSVKSQRKRGRKPVCGLDSEGAPLACDQCPSRFNTEDQLNHHKLLHTSHPFPCPDCGEAFTRRKDLDLHSLTHQDRQPASCPHCSSQFVNQSVLEIHMQRCPTTDEEKNAGRGRGQGRGRCTGQIECDLCGHRCMTQEGLDLHRLSHTGQTPLKCPVRPCRRRFTSNIALEEHVLAHFQGTLSKSKGRPRFRCEICHKDFAYNSTFTVHMRTHTDERPFECATCGKRFRQLPHLQDHERIHSGLRPFCCWICGKSFSVAARLTEHARTHSGEKPYPCPQCPAAFRSRSNLDKHMRLHGDLPLETAEQVAQAAEAAQVQKVLEGAKVLSSLATTGEVDPGSVQTIYVLQGAEGGTETVMIPSDQLSAMEGASQVVILPSSVLGAQAITVPTISMDGNEITMVETSQSPQHTIEFIVEETL; from the exons ATGGAGAATTCGTCAGTGTACATGTGCTTCCCGTGCTACCAGGAGTTCAACACACTGGAAGAGGTGCTCAAGCACCAGTTGACTTGCGCTGCAGAGGATGAACAGCCAGACACATCAGGAACCGTGCCTGTCACTGTTCCAGTGCTGCAGACCCAG CAAAAGGTAATAAATATATCAAGAACAATTACCGTCCCGCAGATTCAAATCCAAGCAGAAGAGTCCACTGTGCATATTGATAAAAGTACACTCAAAGAGGCTACAGTCAGTGCAAAGCTACCATCAGACCAGCCAAGAATCCTGTACCAGTGTGGGGACTGTGATGAACTTTTCAAGAGCCTGGACCTTTGGCAGCAACACCGCAAAGAGGAAATGTGTCAGCAGTCTGCCTCTGGGAGCAAGTCGAACCCTGATTCACAAACTGAGCCAGATTTGTCCTCAGCTCAAAGCTCCTCTACACCTCTAAATCCAGAGGAGGCTCTTTTCAGTCAGAGTGAAACCGGTAATGATCTCAATTTGGAACCAGCGGAGAAAGCTCCGGAAGAGGAAGAGGGCCATGAGGTTACAGAGACTGCAACAACTCAGAGCTCTGATCTCCCTGTGTCTGAGGAAGCTTCTTCGGCCTCTATTCCAGAAGATTCATCTCCGAAGAAGAGGGgtgcaaacaaaaaacctaaGCCTGAGCCAGTGCTCCTGTGTGTGGACTGTGGTTCATGCTTTGGCCTGGTGTCTGAACTCGTGGCTCACCGCAAGACCCAACATGGCTTTGAAGAAGCTCTGCACcgctgctctgtgtgtggcGAAAGCTTTCTTAACACTACTCTTTTTCTTTACCACCGCAAGCAACACAGGCAGCAAGGTGAGGAGAGGGTGGTAGTGGTCTCTGAAGTGATGCCATCAGGCGAAGTTTGTACTCAGAGTAATGGAGCTGATGAGCAGGGGCAGGATATCATTCCCGATGCCTCCAGTGTCACGGCCACTTTCACACAACCTGAATTGTTTTTGTGCACCCAGTGTGGCCAGAGTTTCAGCGACGAGGAAGGCCTCACTAGCCATCGTAAGCAAAAGCATGGCCTGAAGGAGCCACTTCACACTTGCTCCCATTGTGGCGTCAGCTTCATGAACACCACACAGTACCTGTACCACCGTCGTGAGCACCGCTTTACATTGGGGACAGAGGTGATCACTGAAGCTGAATGTGGTGATGAAACATCCACCACAGAACTGCAGGATCCATCAGATAGCTCGAAGAGGGTGCTTTCACCACCTGCCTCTGCCAGTGATTCAGGTTCACCCCTCCATAAGAGAGCTCGGCCTTCTATCAGGATCCTGAGTGGTGGAACTGCACACAAAG gggtgTCTGGGAACAAGGGTTTGGGCATcaaagaagaaatggacagTAGCACTACAGTAGACTCTGACAACACCAACCACCCTCCACCTGTTAAGCTGCTGCAAGACTGGGCCCGCACACCATTACCCCATGTTTGCCCTTACTGCGGCAAAACCTTCACCCGACGCGTCTTCCTACGAACCCATGTGTATAGCCACACTGGAGAAAAGCTCTTTACGTGCAAG GTTTGCACAAAGTCCTTCACTAATTCCCAGAGCCTGCTGCGCCACAGCATGAACCACACAGGGAGCAagcccttcagctgtgatgtttgtggcaAGAACTTTTCGCAGGCCTCCACCCTGAAGAGACATAAACGCATTCACTCATCAGTAAAGTCTCAGCGCAAGCGTGGACGAAAACCG GTATGTGGCTTAGACAGTGAAGGAGCTCCTCTGGCCTGTGATCAGTGCCCCTCACGGTTCAACACGGAAGATCAGCTTAATCATCATAA GCTGCTCCATACCAGCCATCCATTCCCTTGTCCAGACTGTGGAGAGGCCTTTACCCGGAGGAAAGACCTCGACctgcactcactcactcatcaaG ACAGGCAGCCAGCATCATGTCCGCACTGTTCGTCCCAGTTTGTGAACCAATCAGTGCTGGAAATCCACATGCAGCGTTGTCCTACTACAGACGAGGAGAAGAATGCTGGCCGTGGGCGTGGTCAGGGCCGTGGACGCTGCACTGGGCAG aTTGAGTGTGACCTTTGTGGCCATCGTTGCATGACACAGGAGGGCCTTGACCTACATCGGTTGTCCCACACGGGCCAGACACCTCTCAAGTGTCCAGTGAGGCCTTGCCGCCGCCGATTTACCTCCAACATTGCCCTGGAGGAGCACGTGCTGGCGCATTTCCAGGGAACACTCAGCAAGTCCAAAGGGCGACCTCGCTTCCGCTGTGAGATTTGCCACAAGGACTTTGCCTACAATTCCACCTTCACTGTTCACATGAGAACACATACTGATGAAAGGCCCTTTGAG TGCGCTACATGTGGCAAACGCTTCCGCCAGCTGCCCCACCTTCAGGACCATGAGCGTATCCACAGTGGCCTGCgtcctttctgctgctggaTTTGTGGCAAGAGTTTCAGCGTGGCAGCCCGTCTCACCGAGCACGCCCGGACCCACAGTGGCGAGAAGCCCTACCCATGCCCCCAGTGCCCTGCAGCCTTTCGTTCACGCTCCAACCTGGATAAACACATGCGGTTGCATGGAGACCTGCCTTTGGAAACTGCTGAGCAAGTGGCACAAGCAGCTGAGGCTGCCCAGGTCCAGAAAGTCCTGGAGGGGGCGAAGGTGCTGTCCTCTCTGGCCACCACAGGAGAGGTTGATCCTGGCTCAGTGCAGACCATATACGTGCTGCAAGGGGCAGAAGGAGGTACTGAGACGGTCATGATCCCATCTGATCAGCTCAGTGCCATGGAAGGAGCCTCTCAGGTCGTCATTCTGCCATCCTCTGTTCTAGGAGCTCAGGCCATTACTGTTCCCACTATTTCCATGGATGGAAATGAAATCACCATGGTGGAGACAAGCCAGTCTCCACAGCATACCATTGAGTTCATTGTGGAGGAGACTCTATGA
- the gsk3ab gene encoding glycogen synthase kinase 3 alpha b isoform X1, whose amino-acid sequence MSGSGRPRTSSFAEPPGAPGSAAAGAGSAVAGGSSTGKTGASQATGSSSTSFGNLKLPRDSGKVTTVVATPGQGPDRPQEVSYTDIKVIGNGSFGVVYQARLIDSQEMVAIKKVLQDKRFKNRELQIMRKLDHCNIVRLRYFFYSSGEKKDEVYLNLVLDYVPETVYRVARHFNKAKTTIPIIYVKVYMYQLFRSLAYIHSQGVCHRDIKPQNLLVDPETAILKLCDFGSAKQLVRGEPNVSYICSRYYRAPELIFGATDYTSNIDIWSAGCVLAELLLGQPIFPGDSGVDQLVEIIKVLGTPTREQIREMNPNYTEFKFPQIKAHPWTKVFKPRTPPEAIALCSRLLEYTPVTRLSPLEACAHAFFDELRQPNTRLPSGRELPLLFNFSPVELSIQPQLNSTLIPPHARAQTSPASHEGSVSDSTAQPSSAPGSINNST is encoded by the exons ATGAGCGGCAGCGGGCGGCCCAGGACGAGCTCATTCGCTGAGCCTCCCGGAGCTCCCGGATCCGCTGCAGCCGGTGCCGGATCAGCAGTAGCCGGCGGAAGCTCGACAGGAAAAACTGGGGCTTCACAAGCCACTGGAAGCAGCTCGACGAGCTTTGGGAATCTGAAACTGCCGA GAGACAGCGGCAAAGTGACGACAGTGGTTGCCACACCCGGCCAGGGCCCTGATCGCCCACAGGAAGTGTCCTACACAGACATAAAGGTTATAGGAAATGGCTCCTTTGGAGTGGTCTACCAGGCTCGCCTCATCGACAGCCAGGAGATGGTGGCAATTAAGAAAGTTCTCCAAGATAAGAGGTTTAAG AATAGGGAGCTCCAAATTATGAGGAAACTGGACCACTGCAACATTGTGAGGCTACGTTACTTCTTCTACTCCAGTGGAGAGAAG AAAGATGAGGTGTATTTGAATCTGGTGCTGGACTACGTCCCAGAGACAGTGTACAGGGTTGCTCGGCACTTCAACAAGGCCAAGACTACTATCCCCATCATCTATGTTAAG GTGTACATGTACCAGCTGTTCCGCAGTCTGGCTTATATCCATTCCCAGGGTGTTTGTCACAGAGACATCAAGCCCCAGAACCTCCTGGTGGACCCAGAGACAGCCATCCTCAAACTCTGTGACTTTGGCAG TGCAAAGCAGTTAGTTCGGGGGGAGCCGAACGTGTCCTATATCTGCTCGCGGTACTATCGTGCCCCAGAGCTCATCTTTGGTGCCACTGACTACACCTCCAACATTGACATCTGGTCGGCCGGCTGTGTGCTGGCTGAGCTGCTTCTGGGCCAACCCATCTTCCCTGGGGACAGTGGAGTGGACCAGCTAGTAGAGATCATCAAG GTTTTGGGGACACCAACAAGGGAGCAGATCCGGGAAATGAACCCAAATTATACAGAGTTCAAATTTCCACAGATCAAAGCACACCCCTGGACAAAG GTCTTTAAGCCTCGTACCCCACCAGAGGCCATTGCCCTCTGCTCTCGACTGCTGGAATACACGCCGGTGACCAGGCTCTCTCCTCTAGAGGCATGTGCACATGCCTTCTTTGATGAGCTACGCCAGCCCAACACCCGCCTGCCCAGCGGACGAGAACTGCCGCTCCTCTTCAACTTCAGTCCTGTTG AGCTGTCTATTCAGCCGCAGTTGAACTCCACACTCATTCCTCCTCACGCTCGCGCACAGACATCGCCTGCCTCGCACG AGGGCAGTGTGTCAGACAGTACCGCCCAGCCCAGCTCAGCACCTGGATCCATCAACAACAGCACCTGA
- the gsk3ab gene encoding glycogen synthase kinase 3 alpha b isoform X2 — MSGSGRPRTSSFAEPPGAPGSAAAGAGSAVAGGSSTGKTGASQATGSSSTSFGNLKLPRDSGKVTTVVATPGQGPDRPQEVSYTDIKVIGNGSFGVVYQARLIDSQEMVAIKKVLQDKRFKNRELQIMRKLDHCNIVRLRYFFYSSGEKKDEVYLNLVLDYVPETVYRVARHFNKAKTTIPIIYVKVYMYQLFRSLAYIHSQGVCHRDIKPQNLLVDPETAILKLCDFGSAKQLVRGEPNVSYICSRYYRAPELIFGATDYTSNIDIWSAGCVLAELLLGQPIFPGDSGVDQLVEIIKVLGTPTREQIREMNPNYTEFKFPQIKAHPWTKVFKPRTPPEAIALCSRLLEYTPVTRLSPLEACAHAFFDELRQPNTRLPSGRELPLLFNFSPVELSIQPQLNSTLIPPHARAQTSPASHGIVSDSTAQPSSAPGSINNST, encoded by the exons ATGAGCGGCAGCGGGCGGCCCAGGACGAGCTCATTCGCTGAGCCTCCCGGAGCTCCCGGATCCGCTGCAGCCGGTGCCGGATCAGCAGTAGCCGGCGGAAGCTCGACAGGAAAAACTGGGGCTTCACAAGCCACTGGAAGCAGCTCGACGAGCTTTGGGAATCTGAAACTGCCGA GAGACAGCGGCAAAGTGACGACAGTGGTTGCCACACCCGGCCAGGGCCCTGATCGCCCACAGGAAGTGTCCTACACAGACATAAAGGTTATAGGAAATGGCTCCTTTGGAGTGGTCTACCAGGCTCGCCTCATCGACAGCCAGGAGATGGTGGCAATTAAGAAAGTTCTCCAAGATAAGAGGTTTAAG AATAGGGAGCTCCAAATTATGAGGAAACTGGACCACTGCAACATTGTGAGGCTACGTTACTTCTTCTACTCCAGTGGAGAGAAG AAAGATGAGGTGTATTTGAATCTGGTGCTGGACTACGTCCCAGAGACAGTGTACAGGGTTGCTCGGCACTTCAACAAGGCCAAGACTACTATCCCCATCATCTATGTTAAG GTGTACATGTACCAGCTGTTCCGCAGTCTGGCTTATATCCATTCCCAGGGTGTTTGTCACAGAGACATCAAGCCCCAGAACCTCCTGGTGGACCCAGAGACAGCCATCCTCAAACTCTGTGACTTTGGCAG TGCAAAGCAGTTAGTTCGGGGGGAGCCGAACGTGTCCTATATCTGCTCGCGGTACTATCGTGCCCCAGAGCTCATCTTTGGTGCCACTGACTACACCTCCAACATTGACATCTGGTCGGCCGGCTGTGTGCTGGCTGAGCTGCTTCTGGGCCAACCCATCTTCCCTGGGGACAGTGGAGTGGACCAGCTAGTAGAGATCATCAAG GTTTTGGGGACACCAACAAGGGAGCAGATCCGGGAAATGAACCCAAATTATACAGAGTTCAAATTTCCACAGATCAAAGCACACCCCTGGACAAAG GTCTTTAAGCCTCGTACCCCACCAGAGGCCATTGCCCTCTGCTCTCGACTGCTGGAATACACGCCGGTGACCAGGCTCTCTCCTCTAGAGGCATGTGCACATGCCTTCTTTGATGAGCTACGCCAGCCCAACACCCGCCTGCCCAGCGGACGAGAACTGCCGCTCCTCTTCAACTTCAGTCCTGTTG AGCTGTCTATTCAGCCGCAGTTGAACTCCACACTCATTCCTCCTCACGCTCGCGCACAGACATCGCCTGCCTCGCACGGTAT TGTGTCAGACAGTACCGCCCAGCCCAGCTCAGCACCTGGATCCATCAACAACAGCACCTGA